In Deltaproteobacteria bacterium, a single genomic region encodes these proteins:
- a CDS encoding FAD-binding oxidoreductase: MNVSREQLTQRLAAELGSAAVSSDSASLTAHRIDGITPRLFCEPDSAEQVSAVLRVCREAKAVVAPWGGGTATNLGNLPRALDVIVSTAKLDKVVEHDAANLTATVQSGIRLAALQKALAPQRQLAPFDPPLPERATIGGIVAANLNGPRRGYYGNVRDLVIGMKVALATGEVIKAGGKVVKNVAGYDMCKLFTGALGTLGIITEVTLRMAALPDESAVISACGTLPQAFQFAEAIIGAPLLPAAVSLNSNGVVSNSQEGWQLTILCEGFAETIARQIRDIQTLADSIGLPARCVEPQASAQQWQQLCNFPARPSSVVYRVTVPRTELRSVVATTGNWNPTPAILADVASAVVWIVYPASEAATQLFPKLIDLAKERRGHAVMFAAPAEVKAGFDVWGPPPPSFALMRKLKQQFDPQGILNPGRFLQNL, translated from the coding sequence ATGAATGTCAGCCGAGAACAATTGACCCAGCGGCTCGCCGCCGAGCTTGGCTCTGCCGCCGTGAGCAGCGACTCCGCATCACTTACGGCGCACCGCATAGACGGCATAACACCGAGGCTTTTTTGCGAACCCGATAGCGCCGAGCAAGTCAGTGCCGTGCTGCGCGTTTGTCGCGAAGCCAAAGCCGTCGTCGCGCCCTGGGGCGGCGGCACGGCGACTAACCTGGGCAACCTGCCGCGCGCGCTCGATGTGATCGTCTCGACCGCCAAGCTCGACAAAGTCGTTGAACATGACGCTGCCAATTTGACCGCGACGGTGCAGAGCGGCATCAGGTTGGCCGCTCTGCAAAAAGCCTTGGCGCCGCAAAGGCAGCTGGCGCCCTTCGATCCGCCCCTGCCGGAGCGCGCGACCATCGGCGGCATCGTGGCGGCCAATCTGAACGGGCCGCGCCGCGGCTACTATGGCAATGTCCGTGATCTGGTCATCGGCATGAAAGTCGCGCTCGCAACGGGTGAAGTCATCAAGGCGGGTGGCAAGGTCGTCAAAAACGTCGCTGGCTACGATATGTGTAAACTCTTTACCGGCGCCCTCGGCACCCTTGGCATCATCACCGAGGTGACGCTGCGCATGGCCGCGCTTCCCGACGAGAGTGCAGTAATCAGCGCTTGCGGAACTTTGCCGCAGGCTTTCCAGTTCGCCGAAGCCATCATCGGCGCGCCGCTATTGCCAGCGGCCGTCTCGTTGAACAGCAACGGCGTCGTCAGTAATTCGCAAGAGGGTTGGCAATTGACAATTCTATGCGAAGGCTTTGCCGAAACCATCGCGCGTCAGATCAGGGACATTCAAACGCTGGCGGATTCGATTGGCTTGCCGGCTCGCTGCGTCGAGCCGCAGGCCAGTGCACAGCAATGGCAACAGTTATGTAATTTTCCAGCACGCCCAAGCTCAGTCGTCTACCGCGTCACCGTGCCACGCACCGAGCTGCGATCTGTCGTCGCAACTACCGGCAACTGGAATCCCACCCCGGCCATTCTGGCCGACGTGGCCTCAGCTGTGGTCTGGATCGTTTACCCAGCAAGCGAAGCAGCCACCCAGTTGTTTCCTAAACTAATCGATTTGGCAAAGGAGCGACGGGGCCACGCTGTCATGTTCGCGGCGCCGGCGGAAGTCAAAGCCGGCTTCGATGTCTGGGGTCCGCCGCCGCCAAGCTTCGCATTGATGCGCAAGTTAAAGCAGCAATTCGACCCACAGGGGATCTTGAATCCCGGCAGGTTCCTGCAAAATTTGTAA
- a CDS encoding DoxX family protein, translated as MDPQTSIVICEAILRVILGWRMLISGISNVQRWPNPVNTASILFPKGATFFGAVATFLMVVGGFGLAAGIQTPISAVMIIIFLIPTFGLHSYWLKVLPTMVPVVKTAIKDDKAQNYFKSFDRQSYHAHEVGIRDNLVFVAAALYFAVAGSRGWGVDNWLPGWVIRFF; from the coding sequence TTGGACCCGCAAACGTCTATCGTGATCTGCGAAGCGATTTTGCGCGTGATTCTCGGCTGGCGGATGTTGATCAGCGGCATCAGCAACGTGCAACGCTGGCCCAATCCGGTCAATACCGCAAGCATCTTGTTTCCCAAGGGCGCGACATTTTTTGGCGCTGTGGCGACATTCCTAATGGTGGTCGGCGGCTTCGGCCTGGCCGCCGGCATCCAGACGCCAATCAGCGCGGTGATGATCATTATTTTTTTGATTCCGACCTTCGGCCTTCATTCTTACTGGCTCAAGGTTTTGCCCACCATGGTGCCGGTGGTAAAGACGGCGATCAAGGACGACAAGGCGCAGAACTATTTCAAGTCATTCGACCGTCAATCCTACCACGCGCACGAGGTTGGCATCCGCGACAACTTGGTTTTCGTCGCCGCGGCACTCTACTTCGCTGTGGCGGGAAGCCGAGGTTGGGGAGTTGATAATTGGTTGCCTGGCTGGGTGATCCGGTTCTTCTAG
- a CDS encoding 4Fe-4S dicluster domain-containing protein — MEHHPHTPVTGDQAKNAGLDLPELYQCVHCGLCLNQCPTYRVTRLEPESPRGRIHLVKAAANGRIQLNERFAEHLYLCLLCRACETACPSGVQYGRIAEAARERLGPPGSQTMRAILKFVFTQLLAYPRRLKLTAGFLGFTQRTGLQDLLAPLLPKKLRDMQAMLPAIPTSFFTPQKTYPAIGPRRARVAMLNGCVMPILFSDVNAATVRVLQRNGCEVIFPETQTCCGALNTHNGESAAAKDMARRNIDAFLSAGIDAIIVNAAGCGAAMKEYGHLLKDDLAYAEKAKVFSTRVKDAGEFLAELGLVGRLATVPMTVTYQDPCHLAHGQRVRAQPRKLLQAIPGLKFVEMDASDRCCGSAGIYNITHPNMSQQLLQEKMAAIAATDAQAVVAPNPGCMLQLRYGARQCGHNLQVFHLMDLLDRSYAAAESQSAQ; from the coding sequence AACCAATGCCCGACCTATCGTGTCACTCGGCTCGAGCCGGAGTCGCCGCGCGGCAGGATTCATCTCGTCAAAGCAGCGGCCAACGGCCGCATTCAGCTGAACGAGCGCTTCGCCGAACATCTCTATCTTTGCCTGTTGTGCCGGGCGTGCGAGACCGCCTGTCCCTCCGGCGTGCAATACGGCCGCATCGCCGAAGCGGCCCGTGAACGTCTTGGTCCGCCGGGGTCGCAGACTATGCGAGCAATTCTCAAGTTTGTTTTTACCCAATTGCTCGCTTATCCGCGCCGTTTGAAGTTAACTGCAGGTTTTCTCGGATTCACCCAGCGCACCGGTTTGCAGGATTTGCTTGCGCCGCTGCTGCCGAAAAAATTGCGCGACATGCAAGCCATGCTACCGGCAATCCCAACCAGCTTTTTCACGCCACAAAAAACCTACCCAGCCATCGGACCACGCCGCGCCCGCGTTGCCATGCTCAACGGCTGCGTTATGCCCATCCTCTTTAGCGACGTCAACGCCGCCACAGTGCGGGTCCTGCAACGAAACGGCTGCGAAGTGATTTTTCCCGAAACCCAAACTTGCTGCGGCGCATTGAACACGCATAACGGCGAGAGTGCCGCTGCCAAAGATATGGCCAGGCGCAATATCGATGCATTTCTTAGCGCCGGGATCGACGCCATCATCGTCAACGCCGCCGGCTGCGGCGCGGCGATGAAAGAATACGGCCATTTGCTCAAGGACGACTTGGCCTACGCCGAAAAGGCGAAAGTTTTTAGCACGCGGGTCAAAGACGCCGGCGAGTTTCTTGCGGAGCTTGGCCTCGTCGGCAGGCTTGCAACGGTGCCGATGACCGTCACCTATCAAGACCCCTGTCACTTGGCCCATGGCCAACGCGTGCGCGCGCAGCCGAGGAAATTGCTCCAAGCGATCCCAGGTCTGAAATTTGTCGAGATGGACGCCTCCGACCGCTGCTGCGGCAGCGCCGGCATCTACAACATCACCCACCCCAACATGTCGCAGCAATTGCTTCAAGAAAAAATGGCGGCGATCGCCGCCACCGACGCTCAGGCGGTGGTCGCGCCCAACCCCGGTTGCATGCTGCAACTGCGTTATGGCGCCCGGCAGTGCGGTCACAATCTCCAAGTTTTTCACTTGATGGATCTACTCGATCGCAGTTATGCCGCGGCGGAGAGCCAATCGGCACAATGA
- a CDS encoding LysM peptidoglycan-binding domain-containing protein: MRYPVRLTLAFWVAVLVAVVGHAHAQRDPFPLLPGMEKQVEFWKKVFTEYSFSQLIYFDPQDLATIYEVNEVGPDNLPDETIRSERARIAAANGVTIDRVFAQRGVKEKTAAGWKRSGRYMAQMQQIFRERGLPVEISYLPMVESSFDINVRSYMGALGMWQFMPATGRGFNMRVDGAIDERRDPIESTRAAASYLKQAYESLGSWPLAITSYNYGPAGMARAVADMGTANLVELIRNYNGPYWGFAPKNFYAEFLVAIEIGRNIQRYFPGLVLDSPVTVKDHELASMTSLEAVANASGLSQDQLLAWNPALTSQVRWLPAGYRVKLPADTTMAPIVEVARYEPPARPVVGRGRGRVVTAANSGTQPKTVHHQVKPGETLSKIAARYGASVQRILQANGLRHANLVRIGSTLVIPRA; the protein is encoded by the coding sequence ATGAGATATCCTGTTCGATTGACGCTAGCGTTTTGGGTTGCCGTGCTCGTGGCCGTTGTCGGGCACGCGCACGCACAACGGGATCCGTTTCCATTGCTTCCTGGCATGGAAAAGCAGGTGGAGTTTTGGAAGAAGGTATTCACCGAGTATAGCTTTTCGCAGTTAATCTATTTCGATCCGCAGGATTTGGCGACGATCTACGAGGTGAACGAGGTCGGCCCCGACAATCTTCCCGATGAAACCATCAGGTCGGAGCGTGCCCGCATTGCCGCCGCCAACGGTGTGACGATCGATCGTGTGTTTGCCCAGCGCGGTGTCAAGGAAAAAACCGCCGCAGGCTGGAAACGTTCGGGGCGCTACATGGCGCAGATGCAGCAGATCTTCCGCGAGCGGGGATTGCCGGTGGAGATCAGTTATCTGCCGATGGTGGAATCGTCCTTCGATATAAACGTGCGCTCCTACATGGGCGCGCTCGGCATGTGGCAGTTTATGCCGGCCACCGGCCGCGGTTTCAATATGCGTGTCGATGGTGCGATTGACGAAAGACGCGACCCGATCGAATCGACGCGCGCCGCGGCTTCGTATTTGAAGCAGGCCTATGAATCGCTAGGCAGCTGGCCGTTGGCGATCACCTCCTACAACTATGGACCCGCCGGGATGGCGCGCGCCGTCGCCGACATGGGCACAGCCAACCTGGTGGAATTGATTCGCAACTATAACGGTCCCTATTGGGGTTTTGCACCGAAGAACTTTTACGCGGAATTTCTCGTCGCGATCGAGATTGGGCGTAACATTCAACGTTATTTCCCCGGTCTGGTTCTTGATTCCCCGGTGACCGTAAAAGATCACGAGCTTGCCAGCATGACTTCTTTAGAAGCGGTGGCCAATGCCAGCGGTCTTTCCCAGGATCAACTGCTAGCTTGGAACCCCGCACTAACGTCGCAGGTGCGCTGGCTGCCAGCCGGTTACCGCGTCAAGTTGCCTGCCGACACGACCATGGCGCCCATCGTCGAAGTAGCTCGCTACGAGCCACCGGCTCGTCCGGTGGTTGGACGCGGGCGCGGCAGAGTTGTCACTGCGGCTAACAGTGGCACCCAGCCAAAAACGGTACATCATCAAGTCAAACCAGGTGAAACCCTCAGCAAGATCGCCGCGCGCTACGGCGCGTCGGTGCAAAGAATTCTTCAGGCCAACGGCCTGCGCCATGCTAATCTCGTCAGAATCGGCTCAACGCTTGTCATACCGCGCGCGTAA